A single region of the Musa acuminata AAA Group cultivar baxijiao chromosome BXJ1-11, Cavendish_Baxijiao_AAA, whole genome shotgun sequence genome encodes:
- the LOC135597252 gene encoding uncharacterized protein LOC135597252: MDLAGPELKEMIGSGIFAVNNDDVQLESENSFLTSSYGTYSHNYQFCFNGKGTILPEKPMLLAGVAKQRELSGTLLSESEPRLKKRLSDAKSRELSGHGIFARPREVPLRPLAAQYLELNDKGLGRTTPRKSPPTRTAGPNNFLFGDEIPARTSKKMHAKKIADLIGNGIFKDVAPPGFSEKTRSKAKLKELIGNDIFADRKDPPRYYFGGIRKPPGGESSITLA, encoded by the exons ATGGATCTGGCAG GTCCTGAGTTAAAGGAAATGATTGGTAGCGGCATTTTTGCAGTTAACAATGATGATGTTCAATTAGAATCAGAGAATTCTTTTTTGACTTCTAGCTATGGGACATATTCACATAACTATCAG TTCTGTTTCAATGGCAAAGGAACCATTTTACCTGAGAAACCAATGCTATTGGCTGGGGTTGCCAAGCAGCGAGAATTAAGTGGAACTCTGCTGAGTGAATCAGAACCTAGATTGAAGAAACGATTATCTGATGCGAAATCCAGGGAACTTAGTGGGCATGGCATCTTTGCTCGTCCACGAGAAGTTCCCCTTAGGCCATTGGCAGCACAATATTTGGAGCTGAATGACAAGGGCCTTGGAAGAACTACGCCAAGAAAATCACCCCCAACG CGTACTGCTGGTCCGAACAATTTCTTGTTTGGTGATGAAATTCCAGCCAGAACTTCCAAGAAAATGCATGCTAAGAAAATAGCAGATCTAATTGGCAATGGCATCTTCAAAGATGTTGCACCGCCAGGATTCTCTGAAAAGACACGAAGCAAAGCAAAGCTGAAAGAATTGATCGGTAATGATATCTTTGCTGATAGGAAGGATCCTCCTCGATACTACTTTGGTGGTATCCGCAAACCTCCAGGTGGTGAGAGCAGCATCACACTAGCTTGA